From Xenopus laevis strain J_2021 chromosome 7L, Xenopus_laevis_v10.1, whole genome shotgun sequence, one genomic window encodes:
- the LOC121395346 gene encoding uncharacterized protein LOC121395346 isoform X2, producing MADQAHEQASETANTQAFCMHDIEFLNDTRGNKADLLFTAGATNFYNSESKSMSAIFYQLEKLMLAEQRTWWDYTTMERMRPPQLPRPAMKKKNYTFKKKKSGSRNTYSDTGSSRVSFSDTAYTSDEDAEYPMRDESRVFLNAKRKRFLDSGDPGLGMGDRGDQR from the exons ATGGCGGACCAAGCACACGAACAGGCATCAGAGACTGCTAACACACAGGCTTTTTGTATGCATgatattgaatttttaaatgatacAAGGGGAAACAAAGCGGATCTTTTATTTACCGCAGGTGCTACAAATTTCTATAATTCGGAATCCAAATCTATGTCCGCAATCTTCTATCAGCTGGAAAAGTTGATGCTGGCTGAACAAAGAACTTGGTGGGACTACACTACAATGGAGAG GATGCGACCACCTCAGCTACCACGACCTGCAATGAAAAAGAAGAACTATActtttaaaaagaagaaatcagGATCACGTAACACATATTCAGATACTGGATCCAGTAGAGTGTCATTCTCAGACACAGCCTATACCAGCGATGAGGACGCCGAATATCCGATGAGAGATGAATCCAGGGTCTTTTTAAACGCCAAGCGCAAGAGATTTCTGGACAGTGGGGATCCAGGACTGGGGATGGGGGACAGAGGGGATCAGAGATAA
- the LOC121395346 gene encoding uncharacterized protein LOC121395346 isoform X1 yields the protein MEMSKPNNVINLSSSTLTPSQISLLNKGLNFSPDYNFSLFDTVLDLNRFTRKLTLKRFFHKQTHNVDQILCNDTSHSISEGNSNSHDESDNMTYDGSNFIDVCNVVDACLDRNVFTEVTPTKIDKARSSSFYPIQHRGQYIELFQKLVEQDLEKLSYKTNYVQKKYKANSNISQGEKKALKELSQNKEIIIKNSDKGGSVVVLDRLQYFAECSRQLDDCETYEPLPSDPTNDYKAILETIFDFGVDMKVFTKDQHDEIISNNSKIPIFHALPKVHKGIEHVKGRPIISGIDGLNENLSRIVDNMLQPIVKLLPSYVRDTGHYLNIVEKIDWSPEYSWLTLDVTSLYTSIQHETGMKAIEFWLLYSNIYDTDTQRFILLSIEYLLTHNYFMFDGVFYLQRRGTAMGAKFAPTYANLVMGWWERCNIYGHINPFRHCIKSYQRYIDDLIIIWEGTEQEAITFVEYCNTNNHNLHFTHNWQKNKIEFLDISLKGTINDKIECDVYMKPIMRNTILRADSCHPKSVLRGIPVGQFLRLRRICTTWDAFQDQAMALWDRLLEREYDTRDIKEAYERAVATSRHDLLSRTSNKKSNSKRAKKTNNSQRHFNEKSTLFITPFSSQANQIKKIINRRLEVLRMDPLLDQSVLNNIRYVFKRNRTIASDVSPSLYSHKRTGKKSNLWLNKNGCYKCGKNKCKVCKHIMIKESFNSTVTGKNYPIRSYINCDSKCVIYLATCECGIQYVGRTCRSLKERVREHLTPINLNNLDHIGYNHRRVSAISKHIMLNHNGNFNLIKFQGIELVKLGVRGGDLQKKIDQREVYWIFTLKTRLPQGLNSDWEVSCFL from the coding sequence ATGGAAATGTCTAAGCCTAATAATGTCATAAACTTGTCTTCTAGCACTTTAACACCATCACAAATTAGCCTTTTGAACAAGGGCCTAAATTTTTCACCTGAttataatttttctctttttgacaCAGTATTGGATTTGAACCGATTTACACGAAAACTCACTTTGAAACGCTTCTTTCACAAACAGACACATAATGTAGATCAAATTCTTTGTAACGATACTTCACATTCTATTTCAGAAGGAAACTCCAATTCACATGATGAAAGTGACAATATGACATATGATGGCTCTAACTTTATTGATGTATGTAATGTTGTAGATGCATGTCTAGATAGAAATGTTTTTACAGAAGTGACCCCAACGAAAATTGACAAAGCCCGGTCCTCATCCTTCTACCCAATCCAACATAGAGGGCAGTATATTGAATTATTCCAAAAATTAGTTGAACAGGATTTAGAAAAActatcatacaaaactaattatgtacaaaaaaaatataaagctaatTCCAATATTagccaaggggaaaaaaaagcattaaaagagctgtcccaaaataaagaaattataataaaaaattcgGATAAAGGCGGATCAGTGGTGGTATTGGATAGACTACAATATTTTGCGGAATGCTCTAGGCAATTGGATGACTGTGAGACATATGAGCCGTTACCCAGTGACCCAACTAATGACTATAAAGCTATTTTAGAAACAATATTTGACTTTGGAGTGGACATGAAGGTCTTTACCAAAGACCAACATGATGAAATAATATCCAACAACTCTAAAATACCTATCTTTCATGCTTTACCAAAAGTTCATAAAGGGATTGAACATGTTAAAGGGAGGCCTATAATTTCCGGTATTGACGGCTTAAATGAGAATCTCTCTCGTATTGTTGACAACATGTTACAACCCATAGTTAAACTGTTGCCATCATATGTAAGAGACACTGGCCATTACTTGAATATAGTGGAAAAAATTGACTGGTCACCGGAGTATAGTTGGTTGACACTAGATGTCACTTCTTTATATACCAGTATACAGCATGAAACAGGAATGAAGGCCATTGAATTTTGGCTATTATATTCAAATATCTACGACACAGATACACAACGGTTTATCCTGCTCAGTATTGAATACCTCCTAACACATAACTACTTTATGTTTGATGGGGTTTTTTACCTCCAGAGACGGGGCACCGcaatgggggcaaaatttgcccccaCATATGCTAACCTAGTAATGGGTTGGTGGGAACGGTGCAACATCTATGGACACATTAACCCCTTCAGACATTGTATAAAAAGTTACCAACGTTATATAGACGATTTGATTATAATTTGGGAGGGTACTGAACAGGAAGCAATCACTTTTGTGGAATACTGTAATACCAATaatcataatttacattttacacataattggcaaaaaaacaaaattgaatttttggatatTTCTCTGAAGGGTACCATTAATGACAAAATAGAATGTGATGTATATATGAAACCCATTATGAGAAATACCATTTTAAGAGCCGACAGCTGTCATCCCAAATCGGTCCTGAGGGGCATACCAGTGGGGCAATTCTTGCGTCTAAGACGTATTTGCACTACTTGGGATGCCTTTCAGGACCAAGCCATGGCACTTTGGGATAGACTGCTGGAGAGGGAATACGATACGAGAGATATCAAAGAGGCTTATGAGAGAGCAGTGGCCACCTCCAGACATGATCTCCTAAGTAGAACctcaaataaaaaatctaatagCAAGcgagctaaaaaaacaaataattcgcAAAGACACTTTAACGAAAAATCAACATTGTTTATCACTCCCTTTAGTAGTCAAGCAAATcagattaagaaaataattaatagaaGATTGGAGGTCCTCAGAATGGACCCACTATTGGACCAATCAGTTCTGAATAATATTAGATATGTATTTAAACGTAATAGAACAATTGCAAGTGATGTCTCCCCCAGCCTATACTCACACAAAAGAAcgggaaaaaaaagtaatctatgGTTAAACAAAAATGGGTGCTATAAATGtggtaaaaacaaatgtaaggttTGTAAACATATAATGATAAAAGAAAGCTTTAACAGCACTGTAACTGGAAAAAATTACCCTATACGTAGTTACATTAATTGTGACTCTAAATGTGTAATTTACTTAGCAACGTGTGAATGTGGCATACAATATGTGGGCCGCACATGCAGATCTTTAAAAGAACGGGTACGAGAACATCTCACACCTATTAATCTGAATAACTTGGACCACATTGGTTATAACCATAGGAGAGTATCAGCTATAAGTAAACATATCATGTTAAATCATAATGGTAATTTCAACCTAATAAAATTTCAAGGTATAGAACTGGTTAAACTAGGGGTGAGAGGAGGagatctgcagaaaaaaatagatcaaagggaggtatattggattttcacattaaaaacacGCCTCCCACAAGGATTGAATAGTGATTGGGAGGTTTCATGTTTCCTTTAA